A section of the Sceloporus undulatus isolate JIND9_A2432 ecotype Alabama chromosome 3, SceUnd_v1.1, whole genome shotgun sequence genome encodes:
- the IRS1 gene encoding insulin receptor substrate 1, with the protein MLLLLLLPPPPFVPGFFPGASSSGLDFCKKPRFSWSEEGFGSKETATQTGLRALLDLNSCSLLTTPPFPPFPGLFLLLLLLLLHELHFGLLHSFIFLPYYYYYYHYYYFLPCCLEAAPSSPEELQCLRSPPSMASPADNNNEGFFSDVRKVGYLRKPKSMHKRFFVLRAASELGPARLEYYENEKKWRHKSGAPKRSIPLESCFNINKRADSKNKHLVALYTKDEHFAIAADSEPEQESWYQALLQLHNRAKSHHHHHHQHHHHHHHYHGDVTVGGGNIGMGEAGEDGYGDMAPGPAFKEVWQVILKPKGLGQTKNLIGIYRLCLTNKTISFVKLNSDAAAVVLQLLNIRRCGHSENFFFIEVGRSAVTGPGEFWMQVDDSVVAQNMHETILEAMRAMSEEFRPRSKSQSSSNCSNPISVPLRSRHHVNNPPPSQVGLSRRSRAESVTATSPAGSGVGGGGGAGGKPNSFRVRASSDGEGTMSRPASVDGSPVSPSANRTHSNRHRGSSRLHPPLNHSRSIPMPSSHCSPSATSPVSLSSSSTSGHGSTSDCLFPRRSSASVSGSPSDGGFISSDEYGSSPCDFRSSFRSVTPDSLGHTPPARGDEELNYICMGGKAASSCCSITAPNGQFAPRSCHLQQQLRYPGTPCCPRLGGEDVGDVEKGFRKRTHSAGTSPTISHQKTPSQSSVASIEEYTEMLPSYTCGGSRLPSFQHSAFVPTHSYPEECLDMHQVDSNHRRTNSTPHTDDGYMPMLPGVAPVPSGGNTSKGGDYMPMSPKSVSAPQQIINPGRGGRHLQAMVDSNGYMMMSPSGSCSPDSGPIGYSKVWMNGASHHPRLSVESNEGKLPSGGSDYINMSPASGSATSTPPDCYFTGSGAPEEPSVQGLTQSHHKPIYSYFSLPRSFKHMQRRTGEEGNAHMRMSFSSGRLLYAAAEDSSSSTSSDSLGGPGAQEGVGYSVPTQTQPLQQPAPSCPVDTTALAKSCLVRPTRLSLDGSKASTLPRAREQLPEPKSPGEYVNIEFKQPAFPSPLPHGDTGSSSEEYMNMDWGAACPASLASVQASRGRAGPTGGRDYMSMQLGSGGQYVVCAHNPSPSPPAVLLSYADMRMGRGRPEKSPPPMGLPSSHPQAQLGDLAAVLPHSCSSSMIGGPGMTSAFTHVSLSPSHSTQSAKVIRADPQGGRRRHSSETFVSSTTPSGGLGPPAIPHGPGAGPDDVKRHSSASFENVWLKPMSGEVGTSSGLRMVTRKEQAVGGTGGGVENGLNYIDLDLVKDFNHHPHLQESTSLLGVKQPTQQQQQQPPKSPNQPCGSSHLSDELSAYASISFHKREDIQ; encoded by the coding sequence atgctgctgctgctgctgctgccgccgccgccgttcgTACCGGGCTTCTTTCCTGGGGCTTCTTCATCCGGGCTGGACTTTTGCAAAAAGCCACGTTTCTCCTGGTCAGAAGAGGGATTTGGAAGTAAGGAAACAGCGACCCAGACCGGACTGAGGGCTCTGCTCGACCTGAACAGCTGTTCCCTGCTTAccactcctccttttcctccttttcctggtttgtttttattgttgttgttgctgctgttgcatgAATTGCATTTTGGACTGCTGCACTCATTCATTTTTttaccctattattattattattatcattattattatttcctccccTGCTGTTtggaagctgccccttcttcGCCAGAAGAGCTGCAGTGCCTCCGATCTCCTCCCAGCATGGCGAGTCCCGCCGACAATAACAACGAGGGCTTCTTCTCAGATGTCAGGAAGGTGGGTTACTTGCGCAAACCCAAGAGCATGCACAAGCGCTTCTTCGTGCTGAGGGCGGCCAGCGAGTTGGGGCCCGCCCGCCTGGAGTACTACGAGAATGAGAAGAAATGGAGGCACAAGTCGGGGGCCCCCAAGCGCTCCATCCCGCTGGAGAGCTGCTTCAACATCAACAAGAGGGCAGACTCCAAAAACAAGCACTTGGTTGCTCTCTACACCAAGGACGAGCACTTTGCCATCGCTGCCGACAGCGAGCCCGAGCAAGAGAGTTGGTACCAGGCGCTGCTGCAGCTGCACAACCGGGCCAAgagccaccaccatcaccaccaccagcatcaccaccaccaccaccattaccacGGGGATGTTACAGTGGGGGGTGGGAATATTGGGATGGGAGAGGCCGGGGAGGATGGCTACGGTGACATGGCTCCTGGCCCGGCGTTCAAAGAGGTTTGGCAAGTGATCTTGAAACCCAAGGGCCTGGGCCAGACTAAGAACCTGATTGGCATCTACCGCCTGTGCCTCACCAACAAGACCATCAGTTTTGTCAAGCTGAACTCTGATGCAGCAGCTGTGGTGCTGCAGCTGCTCAACATCCGGCGGTGTGGACACTCGGAGAACTTTTTCTTCATTGAGGTGGGGCGCTCTGCAGTCACTGGACCAGGTGAGTTCTGGATGCAGGTAGATGACTCAGTAGTAGCGCAGAATATGCACGAGACCATCTTGGAGGCCATGCGGGCAATGAGTGAGGAGTTCCGGCCTCGTAGCAAAAGCCAGTCTTCTTCCAATTGCTCCAATCCCATTTCTGTGCCTCTCCGCAGTAGGCATCATGTCAACAACCCACCTCCCAGCCAGGTGGGCCTCAGCCGCAGGTCTCGGGCAGAAAGTGTGACTGCTACTTCTCCTGCTGGCAGTGGAGTGGGAGGTGGAGGAGGGGCAGGGGGAAAGCCCAATTCTTTTCGCGTCAGAGCATCCAGTGATGGAGAAGGTACCATGTCGAGGCCAGCGTCAGTGGATGGAAGTCCAGTGAGTCCAAGTGCCAACCGGACCCACTCGAACAGGCACCGTGGCAGCTCCAGGCTTCATCCCCCTCTCAACCACAGCCGCTCCATCCCAATGCCTTCTTCTCATTGCTCTCCTTCTGCCACAAGCCCGGTCAGCCTCTCATCCAGCAGTACCAGTGGCCATGGCTCCACCTCAGACTGCCTCTTCCCACGCCGGTCCAGTGCTTCGGTCTCAGGTTCCCCCAGTGATGGGGGCTTCATCTCCTCTGATGAGTATGGATCTAGCCCCTGTGACTTCCGCAGCTCCTTCCGCAGTGTAACACCTGATTCTCTGGGACACACACCACCTGCAAGGGGAGATGAGGAGCTTAACTATATATGTATGGGAGGGaaggctgcctcctcctgctgcagCATCACAGCTCCTAATGGTCAGTTTGCCCCACGCTCTTGCCATCTTCAACAGCAGCTGCGCTATCCTGGTACCCCTTGCTGTCCCCGACTTGGCGGTGAGGATGTGGGTGATGTGGAGAAAGGTTTCAGGAAACGGACACATTCAGCTGGCACCTCCCCTACCATCTCCCACCAGAAAACCCCCTCGCAGTCCTCAGTAGCTTCCATTGAAGAGTATACTGAGATGCTTCCCTCATATACTTGTGGTGGTAGCAGGCTCCCTTCTTTTCAACATTCTGCCTTTGTGCCAACCCATTCTTACCCTGAAGAGTGTCTAGATATGCACCAGGTGGACAGCAACCACCGTCGGACCAACTCTACCCCACACACTGATGATGGCTACATGCCAATGTTGCCAGGAGTTGCTCCTGTGCCCAGTGGTGGCAATACTTCCAAAGGGGGTGATTATATGCCCATGAGCCCCAAAAGTGTGTCAGCCCCACAGCAAATCATCAACCCTGGGAGAGGAGGTCGCCACCTCCAAGCTATGGTGGACTCCAATGGCTACATGATGATGTCTCCAAGTGGCAGTTGCTCCCCAGACAGTGGTCCCATTGGCTACAGCAAGGTGTGGATGAATGGGGCAAGCCATCATCCCAGACTCTCGGTGGAGAGCAATGAGGGGAAGCTGCCAAGTGGTGGCAGTGATTACATTAACATGTCTCCAGCCAGTGGCTCCGCTACCAGCACCCCTCCAGACTGTTACTTCACTGGCTCAGGAGCCCCAGAAGAGCCATCTGTGCAGGGTCTCACTCAGTCCCACCACAAACCCATCTATTCCTACTTCTCCCTACCACGTTCCTTCAAGCACATGCAACGCAGGACAGGCGAAGAGGGAAATGCTCATATGCGCATGTCCTTCAGTTCTGGGCGCTTGCTTTATGCTGCTGCTGAggactcttcctcctccactagTAGTGATAGCCTTGGTGGCCCTGGGGCACAGGAGGGTGTTGGATATTCTGTTCCTACTCAGACTCAGCCATTACAACAGCCTGCACCATCTTGCCCTGTGGATACAACAGCGCTAGCCAAGAGCTGCCTGGTCAGACCTACCCGTCTGTCTTTGGATGGTTCAAAGGCCAGCACATTGCCTCGTGCTCGGGAACAGCTCCCGGAGCCTAAAAGCCCTGGTGAGTATGTGAACATTGAATTCAAGCAACCAGCCTTTCCATCGCCTTTGCCCCATGGAGATACTGGCTCCAGTTCTGAGGAGTATATGAATATGGACTGGGGGGCTGCCTGCCCAGCCAGTTTAGCATCAGTGCAGGCAAGCAGGGGCAGGGCAGGCCCCACTGGTGGTCGAGACTATATGAGCATGCAActgggcagtggaggacagtaTGTAGTCTGTGCCCATAACCCCTCACCTTCCCCTCCAGCTGTTCTGCTCAGTTATGCTGATATGAGGATGGGTCGTGGTAGGCCAGAGAAAAGTCCACCACCTATGGGACTACCTTCCTCACATCCTCAGGCTCAGCTAGGGGATCTGGCTGCAGTCTTGCCCCACTCCTGTTCTTCATCCATGATTGGGGGTCCAGGGATGACCAGCGCCTTTACACACGTGAGCCTCAGTCCTAGCCACAGCACGCAGAGTGCCAAAGTGATCCGTGCTGACCCCCAAGGAGGACGGCGGCGCCATAGTTCTGAGACTTTTGTTTCATCTACCACCCCTAGTGGTGGCCTTGGGCCCCCAGCCATACCCCATGGACCAGGAGCGGGGCCTGATGATGTGAAGCGCCACAGCTCTGCCTCTTTTGAAAATGTCTGGCTGAAGCCCATGTCTGGGGAGGTGGGAACTTCCTCTGGTCTCCGTATGGTGACCAGGAAGGAGCAGGCCGTTGGCGGGACTGGAGGAGGTGTTGAGAATGGACTCAATTACATTGACTTGGACTTAGTGAAGGATTTTAATCACCACCCTCATCTTCAGGAGAGTACTTCCCTGCTAGGGGTCAAGCAGccaacacagcagcagcagcagcagccacctaAATCTCCAAATCAGCCTTGTGGGAGTAGCCACTTGAGTGATGAATTAAGTGCATATGCCAGCATTAGCTTCCACAAGCGGGAGGACATCCAGTAG